A stretch of Prunus dulcis unplaced genomic scaffold, ALMONDv2, whole genome shotgun sequence DNA encodes these proteins:
- the LOC117613394 gene encoding uncharacterized protein LOC117613394: protein MSTKVEAIFSLLLMAACVATGLAHVPPPPALSLFPPIPGLLPPGIPGLPLPGNPDDIAKCWSSLKNVPGCAWEIYTSISTGKFVVGPACCKAFQAIDQNCLLKMFPFFPSFPPLINSNCANAASPKAGGSKQ, encoded by the coding sequence ATGTCTACAAAAGTTGAAGCAATATTTTCACTACTGCTAATGGCAGCATGTGTTGCAACCGGCCTGGCGCATGTACCACCCCCACCAGCATTGTCTCTCTTTCCACCGATCCCAGGCCTATTGCCACCAGGGATCCCAGGGTTGCCGCTGCCAGGGAACCCGGATGACATAGCAAAGTGTTGGTCTTCACTTAAGAACGTTCCAGGGTGTGCATGGGAAATTTATACCTCAATCTCTACTGGTAAATTTGTAGTAGGCCCTGCTTGTTGCAAGGCCTTCCAAGCAATTGACCAGAATTGCTTGCTGAAAATGTTCCCATTCTTTCCTTCATTTCCTCCATTGATCAACAGCAACTGTGCAAATGCTGCATCTCCAAAAGCAGGTGGGTCAAAGCAGTAA